The sequence TGGAGCAATGCGAAGATTTGAGAATGATGAGACATTTTACATATGTTCAtttgacaaattaaaaaataattgtacaATGGTCAACAATTGCACCGAGCTTTCTCTTCAATTGTTCAATTTTGCAAAGCCCATTTGACAAGTGAAAATGACCCCGTCGTGCCATAACAAGAAAATTGtgtttacattatttaaatttcattttatagTTTGGGGGAGAGCAGTGTGAGGGGATTGAAggtccccctcccttttttttaacctcaaaCCCAGCTGGATTTTGTCAGGAGACTGCATGTGTTTTAAACCCCAAAGACTGAAAACAAAGGTGAGGGCTGGTAGTGTAAGCTGTCCAAAGTTCAAAGATGTGAAATCTCAGTGAGTTTCTATTTGAGGCGAAgaggagaaacacaaacagcaTGGAATGTCTTGGGCCAGAAAGTTGCACTATATTGAGAATGAAATGTGAGGTTATTTGGACTAATCTGTCTTTAACTGTTACTCTGTCACAAAGGGTAGAATAATTAGTGGGAAATAACCAGCCAGAACAAAGGCAGTGTTTTTCCTTATCACCCTTCCTTTTTAACTCGTTTTTCAATCTTTTGCCTCCTGAAAATTGACCTTTAGACCTTGGAAATTATAGACAATTGTTCATTCTATAGTTATTAGTTATTACGCTGAATTTGCTGGGAAATTTAGACTCCTGTGCTTTGATTAAGGAGAAATGACCTGACTTACAGCATCACCTGTAAATTTAGTCACCAAGTTAACTGATTTTTTAAGTTATTGATCAGCATCAAACATTCTATACCCCATAACTCCCAGTTTATTGGGAGTTTTTGCCTTAGGAATGGAAAATCTAGCCTTAACTGCACACACCAATCAGTATCTATAAGCTATTGTCATGTAATGCTACTTTGTTTATTTGTATATGTTTCCGTTGCATGTGTTTTTCCAGTGGAAACAAattcatattaaatatatatgttaCTACATGCAATGCATGCATATAAATCCTATATCCTCAGAGAACATTCCGCTCTCGATAAATAAGAGGGTAATTTTGGCTCAACATTAAGTCAAAATTAACAACCGAACGTGCACTAACAAGTGTGTTTTAACAAGTGTCTTTCCTCTcttgtgtgtttttaaagaaactgtttccaaattgaatatttaaaaaaaaaatctagaaccaCTATTGTTTCATAGCAAAAAAGGAACAGTTTTTATGTACACTACTACTGCAATCAAGTGTTTTTACATATAATATTGCTGCAAAATCAACACCCATTCAATTGATTATTTTAAGGCTAGTTAGAGTTACAGCAGGGATAGTTCACTTAGTTCAGGATGCATTCGTTTGTTGACTGATCATTGaccaataaaaaaacccaacccttccCCCAGTCATTTTAAAACCAGGCATGGGCATATGTTAAAGTGAGATGTGTTTTCTAGGATTTGACCATATTTATACTTTATTGATACAGAAAATTCTATTTCTCTCATGATTTCATATAGCGGTTTTTAACTAATTTCTTTCAATAGATATCCACCCCACAATGCTTTTGCTGTTACACATACCAATATTGACCGTATAGATCAAACAAAACCGAAgggatatttttatattcctttctTAATATCGATGTGTCTTTCTTCCTGCCCATTCATTGATTCTCACGATTTCATTCCCcttcaaagaaaaataaagattttcccattttaaaaagtgatgcaaatttagggcctgatcctgacctTGCTGCAGTTACTAGTACAGCTCCAGTCGTCTTccgtgggagcaggattgggcccaaattGCTTTAGGGGGGGAAATCGTATTTCCTTTTAGACCTATGAAAATCTGGGCGTGTGTGTTTCTTCTTATTGCTTCTAAAACTTGCCAAAGGTACGATTTATCTGGTGTTTCAAAATGATGAAATGAAAAAATTACTGGCACTACTTAGGATGTGCCACAAGACACGAATCCGAGCCCGTATTCTCGGCAAACTCAAAAATTCCCATTCAAGGAAAGCATGATCGATTTCCAGATTTGGATCTTTCAAACCATCTAAAATCCACTTAAACCGTTTAAGAGGTTCCCATAACACTGAATTACTCCCTATTTGCATTTAATTAGGTTAAATGAACCTGATGGTTGCCAATAGTTTTAGCTTTCTAGCATGTGGTTGATTAAAgataactgcatttttaaaaggcagaaaTTCCCAGATAAACTGGAATAATGTCCGAAAGTCACAGCGCGACTAATCCTGAATTCACCCATTTCCTTGGTGTCCTGTAAGGCAACAGGACTAACACACCAGGCGTTGAAATATAGTAAAATCATGCTCTATAGAATTAATGTGATCCTGGCAAAACAATAGAACTGGCTGAAAATAAAAGCATGAAAGTGGTGCACTGCACTCCTTCCCATGCAGCCCTGTCTCGAGTTTATTTCTCTGCTATTACTGAAGGCTTCTAAAGAGCAGAAGAAGGAGGAACCACAGAACTTGATAGCTGAGCATGGAGCAGAAAATACACGACTTTCCTTCCTTTTGGTGACTCTGTCTTGAACTAAACACAAAAGCTGTATTcgctaaaatttaaaaatatgtacattttacATGTTAGCAATGAATAATTTCCCCTCTACTCCATTTATATGGTTTCCCCATCGTAGTCACTGTTGTTCCAGTCTAGAAAACGGAGATTCTAACGTTTATAATATTTAATGCATATCCTggaaatatatattatttatagtATAGACTGAATTATAGCTAGATGCCTAGACAGCCAGATAGATAATTTTGAACTAGAATGGTCTGGTTAATCATTTTACTATACACACCCATAGTATTTCTACCAGGCCAATTACATCCTGGCTGTATTCCACAGCTAAGGTCTGAATCCTGATATTTAACCGCTGTGGGTCAATTTAGGTTTTCTGTGCAAAGTCCCAAAGCACTACATCCATGTTTTCATTTTGAAGTAGAGTATTATCGTATAGCACTGGTCTATGGAGGACTAGTTACATTCTACTTAAAATAGACTAGACTGTGTAGTAATGACTGGGGTAAAACTCCCTTTGGCAGAGTGAGTTAGGACGGCAGACTACGGCTCATCTGGCCTGAtttgcagtgttactgagcaGCCTGCAGCTCCAGGCGGCATAGACAGTGTTATGTGTAGGGGCTGCGAAGTAATGTCATCTAGATACACCGCTAAACATCTCATGTTGCCTACCAGGTGTCGGTTCGCATTTCAGTGTTCTAGAATACATGATACATCATTTGGAAAACTCATTTTGTAAATCTATATTTGATCAAATAGAAGTATGTAGCAAAAGGTGGAATTTATTTCACTGTGTGTGTCTATGTCCTTACACCCCCCGTCAGAGTACGGGCTTCATTCAGTGAAGGatcaaactattttttaaaagcccAGAGCTGCTTGCCTTTTATagattttcctttctttcctggCTGGACCGCAGGGTTTGAAGAATTGGTTTTACTATGGGATTTCTgaggtgtccccccccccaatttagttTGTCTTCAATTTCCCCGACCAGTCAGGGGGCAATTGTGTGATAATTAAGAGAATTACACAGTTCTTTTATCTCGTGTTCTTGTATGAAGTAGGCTGATCAAAGTAAAATCTGTTCAAGTTCATACCCCTCGCGATGATGCAGTTCACAAACAAGTGCTGCTTGCTGGGGATCAGCGTTTGCCagagctgttgttgttgttattgatgTCAATCTGAGCAAGATCTACAAAGAAGTAGGTGGACTGGAAACTGAGCCTAGTATCTAAGGAGATTAATGATTTTTGTGATTTAGAGCAGCATGTTGGTGTGAAGTTGCATTTAAGAGATTTTCTTCAAGTTTAACAATGACCAACAGCTTAATTCCTGGAAACTGCATCTTTAGAAGAATAGGTACAAAATGTGTTTATACAAAACCACACAGCTGTGTTGCATTCTATACTGCAAACAGTTCTGCTGCATTTCAATACAGAGAGGAATGCACGCTGGCATACATAACAATATTAGTTATGACCAATTAATATTTAGGAACAGCGTTAAGAAGGACAACAAGCACAGTTTGTTAAATTAGTTATCCACAGCTGGACTCGGAAtcatctgcatattttgcaaTAAATACAGATTAAATATACAGTAAGGGGCATCTAatggcatttaaaataaaagcatccTCTGTTGTGGATTTTTACCGTTTGGATATTATGTAAAATGTTAGTTTTACTTTCCTAGTAAACAGTACACACACCGATATATACTTTCAGTTTCTTTCCCGCCCTAAAATGACAAAAGATTCACAGCACTGGTTAAGATAATTTCGAAACTCTGTAATCTTAAAACTCTAAAGAAAAAGGATATTATACTTTCATCTAATTGCACTTTTTTCATAGCGAGTGAATTTTAAATTTGACGTGGCTGTTTATGCATGAATATATTTACTATATAGAGAGAGCTTGTGTggtacatctatctatctacctatctaatAAAGCAGATATCGCTTTCCTTATTAACGCTAGCATCCCCATTATGGTTCACAATGTTAGAGTTATTCAACATTTAATAAGTCTTTCGTTTATAATTATTATGCCTTCATAGCCACcttctatttttatattttatgtaagTCTATTCTATCTTCGCACATATGCGAttgaaagaaaagcagaaatcaTTCATTGTTAACATTTGATTTATTTAAAGTCCTTAACTGCAAATGATCAAAAACATACTTCACGGCTTAAATTCTCAGTtatcattttaaatcaaaatatttttcaattacaatcacatttataaaattaacattttaaaaaaaattcatgtgtAATTTTTTACTGTTGTTTAAAGCAATTTCAGctgtaaagaaagaaaatataaaccATGCAATAAATTAAGAACATTGAGAAAGCGAACAGGAATAATAAGAAGACCCGTCTGTCTATGCTAACACCGTGTAAAACTGTGGAAAGTGCATTAACACTGGATGAAACAAGCTAACAATGGCAATAATTAAACGGCCATAAAAAATTCTGGATGTGTCATTCTGAAACAGATATAAGGAGAAAGAGCTCTCTCGCCTCTTTCTTTGCGTTGGGctaatattcaatattttctgGAAAAAATAACGTTGTTATACATATATAGGCCTAGTCTGTATACAATGAAGAGACTCAAATTAAATAATCATATCATCCACATGTTGAAGAGAGTTCCCGATGAATGAGAATCTTCAGTAACagcttgggagaaaaaaaatccaactgaCTGTGACCTCTGTAACTTTATATGAAATCCCAAGACAGGTAACGCTTGGAAATATCTGGCCCAAATTCTGCGCTCCAAAgcgcccattgacatcaatgagagtgCAGGATCCGGCCCAGGGCATCTGTGCTGATGCCTGTTCTGCTACCCGAAGAGTATTTTGCAAGTATCAAAAGGATAATCTGAGAAAGTAAATAGTTTTCTTGTTGCTTAGAGATTAGTGTTTTGCTACTTCACAGCAGTATTGTCCTTcaacctttttaattaaaaaaagaacctTATATGTCTACTTGCTTGCTTCTTCATCTCCGTATTGTTAAAAGTATTGCCACATACCTGTAAACTTGCATGAGATTATAGAGCACAGAAGGGAGGAGTGGGTGGGGATGGAAAGCACAAACAAATAGTTTACAAGCTCAAcaaccttttctttctctctctctctttaacgtTAATAACACCCTGCAAAGGCTATAGCGATCTTTGGAGGGGCAGAGGCGAGGGGCGGGGAATATGTACAATAGGGGGTTCGCTCAACTTCGCAGGGGGCCTGTTTTATAATAACATACACAACGCGTTTGAATACAATAATAAAGTAACAGTCCTTTTGCACGGAGCGTGCGGAGACCTGACAGTTTTGTTACAGGGCTAGAGAGAGGGAGAATCAGGCTCGCCATGCGGGAGGTGACGGAGCAGAGCTAAGACGTGTTTAGCACAGGTCTGGAATACACACCTTGATAGTAGGAAGGCTCCAGTGCCGAGGGCTCAATACTACTCCTACCGGCCATGGAGGCGCTGCTCAGGGGCAGCCCGCCTGGGATGCCCGCCCCGTAAGAAGAATATTGCAGAGCCTGCTCGTAGGCTTTAAAGTCCAGCTTGTGCTGCTGTTCCGAGGAGGACATGAGGTTGTTGATAGAAAAGGGGTGGTTGAAGGAATAATGGGGATCGCCTTTCAGGTGGAGCTGGGACTCATGGGCTAGGGAGTGCGGCGGGTGAGGGACAGGCGCCAAGGCTGGGACTGAGCTAATGGTAGAGGAGGGCGCGGAAGCCGAGGTCTTAAGCTCAGTACTTGCTCCATTGTGGTCCATAGACGGGGGGCTGGTGGAAGGGTTGGGATTGGAAACGGAGGTAGCGGTTTCCAGCTGGGCGGGTTTATTGTGACCTCTGTGTAAAGGGGAATTAGAACTGGAATTGGAGGCGCCGGAGTGGTCTTTCCTGCCCTCCTGACTGCCCTTGCCGTTCGCCTGCTTTTCGCATTTGAAGCGCTTCTGCCGGCGAAGGTAGCAGCCGTTTTCAAACATGTTGCCTGAATCGGGGTGCAGGGTCCAGTAGGATCCTTTGCCGGGTTTGTCGGGCGAGCGGGCCACTTTGACGAAGCAGTCGTTGAAGGAGAGGGAATGCCGGATGGAATTCTGCCACCGCTGCTGGTTCTGCCGGTAGTAGGGGAACAGATCCATGATCCACTGGTAGATTTCGCTCAGCGTCAGCATCTTGCTGGGAGCCTGCTGGATAGCCATTGTAATCAGAGATATGTAGGAATAGGGGGGTTTGGCATGGGGGTAGCTTCGCTTAAAGGTCTTGGTGTCTCTGGTCCTGGTGAGGTTGGACTGAGCGTACGCCATGGGACTCATGCATGGGTTCATGCTGGCATAAGGGCTCAGGCCGTTCATTGAAGCTTGCTGAGCCGACATGGCATTCATACTGGTCGGGCTAAGCGCTGTCCCCATGGCCGTCACCCCGGCAGTCATGCTGTTCATGGCGCTTGTGGAGCCAGCAGACATGCCTGCCATGGcgcctgggctcagtcctgcccCAAGCCCTGTGTTAGCGTAGGACATGTTAAAGGAACTGGATGTCATGTTGCCACTGGTAGTCATAGTGTTCATGGTCATGTAGGTGTTCATGGTGTTCATGGATCCCAGTCCGGAGTTCATGTTGCTGACGGGAACAGAGGAATAGGCCTACAGCAGGGACACAAGATTAAGAGAGGCGGTTAGCAGAAGAGAAGGCAGGACACTTTATGAAAGCGACCCCCTAAGAGTTCATTACACAAGGGGCCGGGGGCAAtgtctccctgcctgccttaCACAAAGCAAGAACGCCGCCGCACCCCAGGAAAGTTACCGCGGCGATTCTGGAGGCGATCTGACTGTCCGGGGCAAGACAAGACACTCAGGCTTCATTGAAACAGATTTGCTTCTATACCTCCAGCCTATTTACATATAAAAAGTGGTAATATATAAAAACGAGTATTAGCTGACGTGTCTTACAAACGGCCAGCCAACGTGAATACCTTTTGCCTTTAATATTGTGTCATTTCATTACTGTAATACtgaaactgctatttttagttccAGCTGTTTCGTGCACAAGGTAGTGGGGTGAGAAGGCTAAATATTTTTACTCAGTGTTATTTGGAAAAAGCGCTTGTATTTGTATCCCCAACGGCTGATGCGGTATACAGTTATATTACAAAGTTAGGCTAAACTACAATCTCACCTTTTTATACCAAAACAAGTCGAACACACACCATACTTACAAAATAATGGCAAAACAATTGGCTACAACAGGCCAGATTTTACTCTTAGAATGTTCCCATATTGTTAATGTTTTGATTAgttaataaaactaatacaacTAATAAAACTGAACAAACTTGTGCATTGTCCAATTAAATTTTAGACAAGGCTGAATTAAATTGCCTAGGTTTTTGCTACAAAAGAATCATCACATATATATATGGCTGCCATGTATTTGAATTTTTTGTTAAACAAGCTAATAATATACCATTACAAGAAATTCAGCAGTTCGTGCTCAGAccgtattattttatttatacatttctgAAAGACAACGCGTGTACAGTTATTTGTTTTCTATCTAATGTGTCACATTATTTAACATTAAAAACACTTCCCAAAGTATAAATACTCTGAATCCTATATTGTGTTTCCTTATGATTTTTATAATCTTCTAATGTGCAATATAATTACGACTCTTAACACATTTCAGAACTGCTAAAATCTATCGCCAGAATTAGTAAAGGTATATAAACCGGTGCTAAATCTAATTTAATAGAAATGGGGTCAAGGCCTTTTTCGTTCATTTACAATTAAGAGTGAACAAATGCAACTCTGTTAAGTAAAAGCTatgtttaattattttgttgATGGACTGTAGTATTTCCAGCTACTTATTATAATCAACCATGCCTTTTTCTCTTACAAGCctgattttaatttatattgaGATAATTATTTCCCAGAACAGTTTAAAACAGGAATGCGTTTCCCTTATAAAAAATCTGTACAGTGAGTTTATTATAGTAACAAATAAGGATAAGCTATTGTCACTAACATAGTAAAAGGGAGGCTTCCAGAACTTTATGGTAGTGAATATTGAATACAGAAAAGCAAAGTATTTAATATGACTCTTATTTTCCCCTTCAGCATTAAAAATCAGTGTATGGGAACACATATACACTCATATGTGTGTGCAAATATTTAGTATATTCCGCATTTTAGCCCTATACATTTACAATTCTACTGTGAAGTGTCTCCTTTTTATATACTAATCTGTGCATGACTTTAGATATTCTCTGTTACTTGTCTAATGCTAAGTGTGTTGTTTTTCACAAACATTCCAGTGTGAAAGCTACACGGCCACATCCACAAATGTGCAAACAGCAATCGCTGTTGTGTTTTAATCCATATTCCAAGGGGAGGTAATTCACTCCGTAATGGtgttttatttgccctctatCATTGTTCATTTGTTTATGTTTGATCCTTTCTTTCTGTTCCTTCTGAGCATATTGTAAAAATAAGAACAACATGGAAATGCAAAGGGAGAGACAGGTTCCCCGGTGCCAGCCTGATCCGACTCTCAGCAACGCCACCCTCCGGTCTCAGGCAGAAGCGCACCCACATTTCAAAAATCTTGCAAAGTACAAACGACTGATTATTTTGCCCAGTAAACCACCAGAATTAACAGGTGAGGCCGTTGAAAACTGTGGGTAAAGAAGGCCTTAAAATTCAAGCTAGTCCACGGCGACGGAAGGCGCTAGTGTTTTTTCAAGGGTTTTTGCAACTCGTGGCCCTCACACTGCACCAtctggagagcccagggctgagggcgCTCAGAGCTCGGGCACAGTCCTATGCGCCGAGCCAAGAGTTTACGGGGCgcttttgtgtgtgcaaaagtACAAATGACGCCCCTTAAACGAGCTCGCTAACTCCCCCCTGCACTCCCACTCACTCCAAGCACAAGCAGCAGCCCCATTATCACGGAAACGCCATTGGGCTATTGGAAAGCGTGGCGATTTCTTTATTGCTTGGCCGGCTTCAGTGTTGGAAAAGGCACGTTTGCACTGGCAGGATCTAGAGTGCAAACCGCTTCCCCATATtgttacaccccccccccagtcctccagccctccctcctcctcccctcgccCGCTACAGCGGCTCAGGGGCAGCAAACAAGGAGCTCTTATGATTCACTCACCTCCTGATTGTCGGTGTAGTAGCTGCTCCAGTCGCTAGTTTCATGCCCTTCCATTTTCACAGCACCTAACATCATGGAGCCAACCTGCCCGGTGTAACCATCCAGCCTTTTTGCAAGAGACAGGCAGCAGGAAAGGGAGCGTGACACAGCCCCAGCCTAGCAAGAAGCCAACtcagggggtttgggggggggaggaagggggttgaGATCTGGCCTATAATAAGCCAAACAGGAGGCAGGGAGCGGTGTGGGTCGAGACACTTGAGAAAGTGAGGAAGTGCCGGCTGGGATGTGAGTGGAGTTGAGCTGATGTGGATCTTACGTCGCAGAAGtgcccacctcctcctcctcctctccccatttgTCCGCCGCACAAAGACGTTCGCACCTACAAAGCCGGAGATGCACCTGCAAACAAGGCAGTTCCACTCGCTTGCAACTCCCCCGGGGCGTCACTTTATTTGCAAAGCAGTGTAATTGGTTTAAGCTACGGGGAAAGAAGGAGAGacaaaggtgggaggagggatggggggagggagtggagagtAGGAAAGGAAAATACCCTCCTTTCAAATGGCCAGTAGAAATGCTAGCAGAGATCGTTGGAAATTACACGAAGTAGATAAGGAAGGGCAGCCCCCGCTGTTTGAATAGAATACAAAAGGCCACCCAGCCTCCAAACCCGGAGATTACCGGGCTGTGTTTACTAAAGTACAGTAGATGCTCCTTTAACTTGGCGACCGGCATATATTTCAAAGTACTGACTGAGCACTGCAGCCAGCACACACCAAGAAATGAGAACTAGTCTTATGACCACATCACACAATACTTTCTACCCCCACCCCCTCGCCTTCCGACTCACCAAGGCAAATAACTTTGGTGCTTCCAATTTCAATCAAAGTTCTAGAACATATGTTTCCAAAATTCTATTGACATGTTCATGGGCTAAAGCCAGTCCAGTCCTTCATACAAGGTTTCTATGTAGCTGTATATTTTATTATTCTCTTTTACTGTGTCACACGTTTAGAAACCATGCCATGTGAGTCACAGCGGTGAGGCATGACGCTAAGCCACCCAATAAATACGAACACCGGCTTGAATGCGGATCCACTGACATTAACCTATATTTGACAAACATCAGGTGAGTCACTGAAACCATTTTATATCTTTGTTATAGAAAGCATTCAGACCAGAAGCTTGCTTGGAAATAGTCACCCAGTAACAGTGATAATAATGAGTAGCGGATTAGTAACTTAAATTGTGCATTATTCTGACTTCTCATAAGAAATGCGGGTGCCTGCCTGATAATGGGCTTACTTGGCTAAAAGGTGAAAAAGCACGTGAGCGATCCATCCAGCCCTTGTAGGGGGGTGAACTGGGTGAACTAAGATATCAATTTCTAGCTTTTGTGATTCTCTGATCTGATGTTAACATCACAGACTCTTCTTGGGTTTCTTAGCAACATCCTTTATGTTTGTCCCGATGACAGAACTTGTATTACTTCGTAATAAAAAGCCTTCGGGGAAAGGCAGGGGGTCGGGAATAAACCACCTTACAATTTCCTGGGCGTTTGAAAATCGATTATATGCGAAACATAGCAAACAGATTAAAAATACACAAGTGATCTGGATTTCTTTACCATTTGTTTATCAGATGGGACATGTACAACGGCTTTTGGTTGCCTCCACATTTAACTGTCCTTGTATTTTTTACTAATACTGTGCTAAATTCTCGTGCATCACACCTTAAACAACTTTCTTATTGAAGTACCTAAAATAAATTAACATTCTAATATATAGCCTCATATATAATATCTCTGCTTTGAAGAAATAGGCTTTAACTTGTGTAGTAAACGCGTTGTTATCcctttctttgttctttttctttcccttttttctttaaatctggcaacagaattaaattaaatccttgaaacaaacaaaactctgAAATCATCAGGAGAGAACAAGGGATGAAAATGTGccgttaaagaaataaaaagataaaggCATTGGATTACAACCCGCTTTTTAAAATGGCCCCACTGTAAATAAAAGATTTAGGTTGAAACAAAATCCACTTGGAACGTACTAAGAGACAATATCATT is a genomic window of Malaclemys terrapin pileata isolate rMalTer1 chromosome 4, rMalTer1.hap1, whole genome shotgun sequence containing:
- the FOXA1 gene encoding hepatocyte nuclear factor 3-alpha; protein product: MMLGAVKMEGHETSDWSSYYTDNQEAYSSVPVSNMNSGLGSMNTMNTYMTMNTMTTSGNMTSSSFNMSYANTGLGAGLSPGAMAGMSAGSTSAMNSMTAGVTAMGTALSPTSMNAMSAQQASMNGLSPYASMNPCMSPMAYAQSNLTRTRDTKTFKRSYPHAKPPYSYISLITMAIQQAPSKMLTLSEIYQWIMDLFPYYRQNQQRWQNSIRHSLSFNDCFVKVARSPDKPGKGSYWTLHPDSGNMFENGCYLRRQKRFKCEKQANGKGSQEGRKDHSGASNSSSNSPLHRGHNKPAQLETATSVSNPNPSTSPPSMDHNGASTELKTSASAPSSTISSVPALAPVPHPPHSLAHESQLHLKGDPHYSFNHPFSINNLMSSSEQQHKLDFKAYEQALQYSSYGAGIPGGLPLSSASMAGRSSIEPSALEPSYYQGVYSRPVLNTS